The following are encoded in a window of Hippoglossus stenolepis isolate QCI-W04-F060 chromosome 10, HSTE1.2, whole genome shotgun sequence genomic DNA:
- the LOC118116357 gene encoding ornithine decarboxylase isoform X2, protein MLAKKFTNKKSKGLGTMNSASSPEFEFPFLEEGFSFRDTVEQKINESSRTDDRDAFYVCDLGDVLKKHLRWMRALPHVTPFYAVKCNDSRAVIKTLVSLGTGFDSASKTELELVLSLGVDPSRIIYANPCKQISHIKYASAHGVQMMTFDSEAELMKVARCHDNAKLVLRIATDDSKAVCRLSVKFGAPLKSCRGLLERAKELGLNVIGVSFHVGTGCTDPMAYMQAIADARCVFHMGDELGFNMDLLDIGGGFPGSDDAGPKFEEITDVIHSALDKYFPADSGVKVIAEPGSFYVASAFTLVVNIIAKKVIMDSTSDEEDEGAKEKPTDKTMMYYVNDGLYGSFLGSALYFITNLPTLYKKPKPDEIMYPCSIWGPTCDGLDRIVEQCNLPDMQVGDWLVFENMGAYTVAASSTFNGFQRPGIHYVMSRPA, encoded by the exons atgctagccaagaag TTTACTAATAAGAAATCAAAAGGACTTGGGACCATGAACAGTGCCTCTTCCCCTGAGTTTGAGTTCCCTTTCCTGGAAGAGGGTTTCTCTTTCCGCGATACTGTTGAGCAGAAGATCAATGAATCATCTAGGACG GATGATAGAGATGCCTTCTACGTCTGTGACTTGGGGGATGTGCTTAAAAAACACCTGCGCTGGATGAGGGCCCTGCCTCATGTCACTCCTTTCTATGCTGTCAAATGCAATGACAGTCGGGCCGTCATAAAAACACTGGTTTCCCTGGGAACTGGATTTGACTCTGCGAGCAAG ACAGAGCTTGAGCTGGTTCTGTCTCTGGGAGTGGATCCAAGCAGAATCATCTATGCCAACCCCTGTAAGCAAATTTCTCACATCAAGTATGCGTCCGCCCATGGGGTCCAGATGATGACATTTGATAGTGAAGCAGAACTCATGAAAGTGGCCCGTTGTCATGACAATGCCAA GCTGGTGCTGCGTATTGCCACAGATGACTCAAAGGCAGTGTGTCGTCTGAGTGTGAAGTTTGGGGCCCCGCTCAAATCTTGTCGAGGTCTTCTGGAGCGGGCTAAAGAACTGGGACTGAACGTGATCGGTGTCAGCTTCCATGTTGGCACTGGCTGTACTGATCCGATGGCCTACATGCAGGCCATCGCTGATGCTCGCTGTGTTTTCCATATGGGC GATGAGCTCGGCTTCAACATGGATCTCTTGGACATTGGTGGTGGTTTCCCTGGTTCTGATGATGCTGGACCTAAATTTGAAGAG ATCACGGATGTAATCCACTCTGCCCTGGACAAGTATTTCCCTGCTGACTCTGGGGTTAAGGTCATCGCTGAGCCAGGATCCTTTTATGTAGCTTCTGCTTTCACACTGGTTGTCAACATCATTGCCAAGAAGGTCATCATGGACTCAACCTCTGATG aggaagatgaaggggCCAAAGAAAAACCCACAGACAAGACTATGATGTACTATGTCAATGATGGATTGTATGGATCTTTCTTGGGTTCAGCCTTGTACTTTATTACAAATTTACCAACACTGTATAAG AAGCCGAAGCCAGATGAGATCATGTACCCCTGCAGTATCTGGGGCCCAACTTGTGATGGTCTTGATCGCATTGTTGAGCAGTGTAACCTGCCTGACATGCAAGTGGGCGACTGGCTGGTCTTTGAAAACATGGGTGCCTACACCGtggctgcctcctccaccttcaATGGTTTCCAAAGACCTGGCATTCACTATGTCATGTCCCGTCCTGCTTAG
- the LOC118116357 gene encoding ornithine decarboxylase isoform X1: MLAKKFTNKKSKGLGTMNSASSPEFEFPFLEEGFSFRDTVEQKINESSRTDDRDAFYVCDLGDVLKKHLRWMRALPHVTPFYAVKCNDSRAVIKTLVSLGTGFDSASKTELELVLSLGVDPSRIIYANPCKQISHIKYASAHGVQMMTFDSEAELMKVARCHDNAKLVLRIATDDSKAVCRLSVKFGAPLKSCRGLLERAKELGLNVIGVSFHVGTGCTDPMAYMQAIADARCVFHMGDELGFNMDLLDIGGGFPGSDDAGPKFEEITDVIHSALDKYFPADSGVKVIAEPGSFYVASAFTLVVNIIAKKVIMDSTSDEEDEGAKEKPTDKTMMYYVNDGLYGSFLGSALYFITNLPTLYKKPKPDEIMYPCSIWGPTCDGLDRIVEQCNLPDMQVGDWLVFENMGAYTVAASSTFNGFQRPGIHYVMSRPA, translated from the exons atgctagccaagaag TTTACTAATAAGAAATCAAAAGGACTTGGGACCATGAACAGTGCCTCTTCCCCTGAGTTTGAGTTCCCTTTCCTGGAAGAGGGTTTCTCTTTCCGCGATACTGTTGAGCAGAAGATCAATGAATCATCTAGGACG GATGATAGAGATGCCTTCTACGTCTGTGACTTGGGGGATGTGCTTAAAAAACACCTGCGCTGGATGAGGGCCCTGCCTCATGTCACTCCTTTCTATGCTGTCAAATGCAATGACAGTCGGGCCGTCATAAAAACACTGGTTTCCCTGGGAACTGGATTTGACTCTGCGAGCAAG ACAGAGCTTGAGCTGGTTCTGTCTCTGGGAGTGGATCCAAGCAGAATCATCTATGCCAACCCCTGTAAGCAAATTTCTCACATCAAGTATGCGTCCGCCCATGGGGTCCAGATGATGACATTTGATAGTGAAGCAGAACTCATGAAAGTGGCCCGTTGTCATGACAATGCCAA GCTGGTGCTGCGTATTGCCACAGATGACTCAAAGGCAGTGTGTCGTCTGAGTGTGAAGTTTGGGGCCCCGCTCAAATCTTGTCGAGGTCTTCTGGAGCGGGCTAAAGAACTGGGACTGAACGTGATCGGTGTCAGCTTCCATGTTGGCACTGGCTGTACTGATCCGATGGCCTACATGCAGGCCATCGCTGATGCTCGCTGTGTTTTCCATATGGGC GATGAGCTCGGCTTCAACATGGATCTCTTGGACATTGGTGGTGGTTTCCCTGGTTCTGATGATGCTGGACCTAAATTTGAAGAG ATCACGGATGTAATCCACTCTGCCCTGGACAAGTATTTCCCTGCTGACTCTGGGGTTAAGGTCATCGCTGAGCCAGGATCCTTTTATGTAGCTTCTGCTTTCACACTGGTTGTCAACATCATTGCCAAGAAGGTCATCATGGACTCAACCTCTGATG aggaagatgaaggggCCAAAGAAAAACCCACAGACAAGACTATGATGTACTATGTCAATGATGGATTGTATGGATCTTTCTTGGGTTCAGCCTTGTACTTTATTACAAATTTACCAACACTGTATAAG AAGCCGAAGCCAGATGAGATCATGTACCCCTGCAGTATCTGGGGCCCAACTTGTGATGGTCTTGATCGCATTGTTGAGCAGTGTAACCTGCCTGACATGCAAGTGGGCGACTGGCTGGTCTTTGAAAACATGGGTGCCTACACCGtggctgcctcctccaccttcaATGGTTTCCAAAGACCTGGCATTCACTATGTCATGTCCCGTCCTGCTTA G